The DNA region TCGACCTATGTTTATATGCTATCCTAATAAACAGTTAATccctgacaaaacaaaaccaaatcaaaccacaCCAGCACCGACCACAAATGCAACCACACCAGCACCAACCACAAATGCAACCACACCAGCACCAACCACAAATGCAACCACACCAGCACCAACCACAAATGCAACCACACCAGCACCAACCACAAATGCAACCACACCAGCACCGACCACAAATGCAACCACACCAGCACCGACCACAAATGCAACCACACCAGCACCGACCACAAATGCAACCACACCAGCACCGACCACAAATGCAACCACACCAGTACCGACCACAAATGCAACTAACTCTGCTAATAGTACTTCCACTACTACACCTAGTACAACCATCCAAACTACAACTCCAACTTTTTGGCAACAGCTTTTGCAACTCTTCCAGAGTTTTATTGGTTAAAGATATGATGGGATACTCTCCAAACTTTTCTGATCACTTAGGATAAATAAGCCTCAATGATGATTTTGAAGAAATCAACCTGATCTAActagaaaatcaaacaaataaaaacaatttgagCAAGGAAATGAATCTTGTTGTTCTGATGACTACCATGCTACCCTGTGTTTTATCATCTACCACCTGCTAAACAGGTTCCCTAGAGAAAAATAGGGACCTTTCGATCAAAATTATCTGTATATATAGAGATGTGTACACATATCTATTTTAAGTTGAATGAATTTAACTAAAAAAANNNNNNNNNNaaaaaaaaaaatacaagagctATTGAGGCATTCAGTATTGTTCCAATGAAGCTGGTAAGCTACATAGATAGGCACAATGGGGCAAagggaatataaaaataaataaaataaaaaaataaagtctacatGAAACGCAGAGAGACCCATCTTCCCTACTTGCTGAGACCTCTGAAGCAAGCAGAGCCTGCTATCCCAGGGAGATCTCCATTCCCCCAAcacctctcctcccttcttcattAGACCTGTGGATCCTGAGCCACACAGGTAAGCTTCCCTCCCCACCCATCTTGCCTGCTTGCTGAGTCCTCTGGCCATTCCAGCGAGTCCAGGCAGACCTCTATTCTCCTGCCGCCTCTCTGCCCATCTTCGTCGGGCCTGTAGCTCCTGAACAATACAGACCTGCAGATCCAGAACCATACAGCCCAAGGATACCTGTCAGAGGCCTGCCACACCAGAACCATCAGTTCAAACCCCCTCCCAACACCTACTgcaacaggaacatccagggaccaaagCCATCTAAATGGCAAAAGGTCCTCGAAAGagcacaatcaacaaaagccagggcaatatgacaccttcagagcacagctaccctactacagaaagccctggatatcctaacataaccaaaacacaagaaaatgaccttaaatccaatcttataaaaatgatacatgcctttaaagaagaaatgaataaatcccttaaagatatatAGGAAGATACAATTAATTGGATGAAGGagataaataaaactgtgcaagaaaagcagaggaaaaaaacatCCTATAAGACTGTGTGTtgcaccgggtggtggtggcgcacgcctttaatcccagcacttgggaggcagaggcaggcagatttctgagttctaagtttgaggccagcctggtctacagagtgagtttcaggacagccagggctacacagagaaaccctgtctcgaaaacaaaacaaaaaaggaaaaaaaagactgtgTGTTGCATATGGATATAACTACTACTAAATAATATGGCccacagcaatgaaaaagaaaacaaaacctctaccacacacacacacacacacacacacacacatacacacacacacacacacactatattttatcagaaaaactcaaacaaaagcTCACAGGCAAGTAAACCTACCTGTTATAGTTTATATGATCACCCACCCAGAATACAGAACTATTTGGAGAAACAGGCAATTGAATTGTTAGCATAAGTGAACATCTTGTGGACAAATAGCAGCCAAAAGAAACTCTAAATGTTCTTTTGCTTCCTATGCAGAAAATgtcagaaataagaaaagaataagtTATATCAGCATTTTATTCACCTTTTTAAGAAGATTAATATATCTTACAGTGCTGCATGTAGTTTTATGTTCTACCCACCTTTAATTTCAGAAGGTGCCCTTGATACCAGCCCCCTCCCAACTTCCCCTAAATCTGCAGAtaaaagatacatacacacacacagtttttccTTTACAAATTACCTTCTTGGCAGGGCCAAGCAAGGGCCTTCTTGGTAGGCCCTACTATCTCCTACCTGGAAAAGTGTGTACTTACcaaatttcttttggtttttttttaaagatttatttatttatttatttatttattatatgtaagtacactgttgctgttttcagacacaccagaagagggcatcagatctcattacggatggttgtgagccaccatgtggttgctgggatttgaactcaggacctttgaaagagcagtcagtgcccttaaccactgagcaacctctccagcccccaccaaatttcttatctctgcctctcctacctgccctaaacttcatgACTAGTCCCACCTAGCCCCTGCCAAACATCCCTGACCACCCGCCTATAGTAGTGGCCACAAGATCCTGTTCTTCCAAGAACTCACATGGATgctgccttcttcttcctccaaagaatcacaaaaaaaaaaaaaaaaaaaaaaaaaaaaaaaaaaaaaaaaaagactcctctccttccttgagtctgccttttcctcctgaggCCCAGAAGTCCCAACTGTATCTTCCACTCAGCAATTAGCACAcagccttctttattgacaaatcaagaaccaattggggaacaggaccttatcATCAGAGCCTTCCCCTACATTAGGgaaaaatggataatgaaaatgtaagtaaattatataaatgaaaataaaggaaactctACAATACATATTTACTTAAGTAGAAAAGTAcataaaaatgttgtcttttttccactagatgtttttagctcctttgtaaaagatcaagtgaccatatgtgtgtggattcatttctgggtcttcattctattccattgatcttcctccctgtctctgtaccaataccatgcagttttttatcactattgctctgtaatacagcttgaggtcagggatagtgattccccctgGAAGTTCtattattgttaagaatagttgtcactatcctgggtttttacCTCAGTCTTACCTCCttgtataaaactcaagtccaagtggatcacttccacataaaaccagatacactggaacttatagaggagaaagtgggtaagatccttgaacacatgggcacaaggggaaaagtcctgaacagaacaccaatgacttgtgctgttaagatcaagaattgataaatgggacctcataaaatttcaaagcttctggaaggcaaaagacactgtcaataggacaaaacggcaaccaacagattgggaaaagatctttaccaatcctatatctgatagagggctaatatccaatatatacaaagaactcaagaagctagactccagagaaccaaataaccctattaaaaaatgggaacagggctaaacagagaattctcaactgaggaaactcaaatggccaagaagcacctaaaggaatgttcaacatccttagtcatcaggaaaatgaaaatcaaaacaaccaagaTTCTACCTCgaaacagtcagaatggctaagatcaaaaactcaggtgacagcagatgctggcaagcatgtgaagaaagaggaacactccttcattgctggtgggaatgcaaacttgtacaatccctctggaaatcagtttagcaattcctcagaaaattggacatagtattgcctgaggacccagctataccactcctgggcatagacccagaagatgctccaacatgtaataaggacacatgctccactatgttcatagcagccttatttataatagccaggagttgaaagaacccagatgtccttcaacagaggaatggatacagaaaatgtggtacatttatacaatggagtactactctgctattaaaaatgataaattcatgaaattcttaggcaaatggaaagaactagaaaatatcattctgagtgaggtaacccaattacaaaaaacaaaaacaaaacacatggtatgcactcactgataagtggatactagcccaaaagctccaaaaaaccagaatacaattcacagaccacatgaagctcaattagaaggaagaccaaagtgcgggtgtttcattcatttgttcttagaaagggaacaaaacactcacaggagcaaatatggagataaagtgtagagcagagactaaaggaaaggccacccagagactgtcccacctggtgattaatcccatatacagttacaaaacccagacactgttgtggatgccaagaagtgcattcTGAAAGGAGCTTAatctggctgtctcctgagaggccctgccagagccttacaaatacagaagcagacgttagcagccagccattggactgagcgcaagGTCCCtaatagagaagttagagaagggactgaaggagatgtAGAGGTTTGCAACACTATAGGaaaaacagcaatatcaaccaaccagactccccagaactcccagggactaagccatcaacaaaagagtacaaatggctccagctgcatattgtCCTGCACCAATAGAAGGAGATGTCCTtggaaggctcgatagatgctgtagtgtaggggaattgagggcagggaggtgggagtgggtagatgggtggaggaacacccccATAGAAGccgggggagggaggatgtgatagggtgtttccaggagggagggaaacagggaaaggggataacatttgaaatgtaaatgaagaaaatatccaaaataaaaaataaaaaaaagagagatgtatataaatatgcaaatagcTATAAATAAATAGGAAGTGGGATATATGGTTTACAACTTAATGGTAGTATCTTGATAACAACagaatttatatatacaaaacattacagaagcagagacagccaggtaacaatttgaataatttaaaaataaaatatcttttcaaatgCTAAGGAAATGATGTGGCAATCATACTGCCTGAGTATgagacagaaataagaaaatgttggAGAGAGGATGAACCTTTCTGTGTTACCCACAATGCCCATCTCAGTGCTTTAAGAAGCATaatggggagaaagaaaatattatttgaagggaaagggaaagtcaGGAAAAGTCAGCCTTTTCCCCAAATACTAAACCTGCCACATACCCAATACCAGATTATTGGTATTCAAAGTAAGTTTCTAGACCTACCTTGGCTCTAAGCCAGTACCCACGGCTATAGGTTTTAGACCTATATAGGGAATTTGATCACAGATTAATACTACAGCTAAACTAACTTCAGTGGCCCTGGACTCCCCCAAAAAAACAATGCTTAGCAGAAACCCCTAGTGCAGGCTTCAACTTACTCAAGCAGATCCAGTCAAAACATCCATACAAGTAGATGCAGGCTTAACCATCTACTAAATCAGGCATTGGACAACCTGAGGACTTGGACAGAAGCCTCATTCTTGGATGAGAGCAGACAGCCTGCTCAGAATCTATGGATGTGTGAGAGTGTTAGAAGTCTTTCAAGGAGCTCATAAAGCCCCACACATATCCAAGGAAGTATTGGAAACTGATAGCCACTAAGGGAGAGTTGGTTTTCCTCGGTGATGTTGCCTCTCAGAGGCTACCCATGCTGAAGTAAATGGTCCTACATCCAAGTACCACATGGactcaatgtgattttttttaagtaaaataaaataaaagggcacatgaactttgaaagaaaaagttaGGGGGAAGCAAAGAAGAGACttgatcaaaatatttttatacatgtttGTGACTTTCAGATAATTAAAATGGCTAAATCCTTCTCACAATGAACTAGTCTGAGAAGACTAGAAGAAGGACTCACTTCTTCAAATGTACAAACTACCAATTTGAGACAGAGGGATCAAGGATACTTGAGGCCATGGCAGACAAGACAGCAGCTGAGGCTGCCCACTATCTCCCCATAGACATGCCagaacattttagatttttattgtttaataatttatatttaagtgCTTATATTTGTGACTTACAACAAAATTATTCAACTATGATGAATTAGTAGATTgtgtataggtttttgtagtaggttctgatgatgttttgaatttcctcagttcctgttattatgtctccctttttacttCTGActttgttagtttggatactgtctctgtgctccttAGTTAGTTTGGTATATCTTGtaagttttctcaaagaaccagctcttggttttcttGACTCTTGGTATCGTTCTCTGTTTCTAActgcttgatttcagccctgattttgactatttcctgcttctactcctcttgtgagtgtttgcttctttctgttctagagctttcaggtgtactgttacGTTGTTTATATGGGacctctccaatttctttataaaggcacttagtgctacaagttttcctcttaacactgcttatattgtgtcccataagtttggtatgtgtcttcattttcattgaattctatgaAGTCTtcgatatttttacttcttcactgaccaagttatcactgagcagagagttgttcagtttctatgagtatgtgggctttctgttgtttttgttgttatggaagtctagccttagtccatagtggtCTGGCAGAATGCATGAGATTATTCCCATGGGGTTGGTACTTGTTTTATATCGActtatatggtaaattttggagaaagttccatgagttGAGAAGAAGCTATATTCTCCTATTtgggggtgaaatgttctgtttaTATCTGTTGAATCAATTtccttcataacttctgttacctTCACTGTGTGTCCCTTTagtgtttcaatgatctgtccattggtgagagtggggagTTGAAGTCTCCTTCTAtaattgtgtgaggttcaatgtgtgttttgagatttagttttcttttacgAATATTGGTGCCCTTGcacttggggcatagatgtttcAGACTGGtacttcctcttggtggatttttcctttgaaaaatataaagtgtccttccccaccttgttaacttttggttgaaaatctattttaggTTCCCTCtagtctgagctggtgccctgagcagacctcggACACtagctctgcacccagtcccacaacatacaAAAGATGCTCagctcccaggttctctaacagacccaggatcataggatatcaagagcttggtcacaccaggatttaaTGATCCctgagacagcttgactcccaggagctctgacacacacaaGATCACAGAATCCCTGAATCATAGGATTAGagagacagctagactctgaggagttctaaaaGAACCAGGAtaacaggagggacaggctccagtcagaaacATCAATGGCAGGTACCACTAGAGGTAACCACATTGCAacaggcaagcataagaaccacaaaaaccaaggttacttggcatcatctgaacccaattctcccaccataacaagtcctggatacaccatcacactagaaaagaaagatccagttctaaaatcacttctcatgatgataatagaggactttaagaaggacataagtgcctgtcttcctccatcttcacctaggaggagatGACCTTCTAAGGTGGAACCAGACAGGTGGCATAGGCCTCAGAAGCGGCAGGGCAGCCagctcaggatcctttctacttccctattcacctaggaggaggctctgcagatccaaagccctcttccccttccccacaagcagagagcctgccttcggggagtgctccaaccagagactcaggtgaggtctccattttctctccggtgacctTCAAAGGTGGGACCAGACAGTCTGGGTTTCTTTCAACCCatggggaaacagggtcctggtaTAGGTCGGCAAGGCATTggtgaagaaaaaataacagatgcaacacaaggaagtgcaggatctgaaggtatttctcaaaaatggcatcagacttttacagtcattacaaaagagaaatgaaaaatctggcagctcaatggtgaaggtacatctgaggcaatctaaaacacactgagtctaaaaCAACAGTTATCTCCTCTGGACCAGTGCAGCATGCTCCGGCATGCGTGGGCCCGGCCGGAGTCCTGggggagccagccaggagggtagaggctcgaatctcgaatgctatACAGTACAttgtctcatacacacacactcagctcaaggtcctgcccatctttAGTAAAggccaactatgctaatcttttgggctagtcaatgCCCTATCCCCCtcattatctttctaacaatgctGAAGGTAATTAGTCTGAATGTATAACTTTGCCTGcgagaaattccaagccagggtttgactagggtgttggaacattggtggaggtcagagagctacatttatcttgggggacacctagctCCAaagactatagcaaggacatatctgggctacctctgagttaggggttgcaggagatggcttccttgaagcttttgcctcataaactgctgtcacacagtGTGCGTGGCATTGTAGTGCCATTTTCTTTTGCAGATGCAGTGGTATCACTCTCAGTAAGAGGAATCACACCTTTAGTGGTTGTAATTTGGGGAGGACAGATGCAGAACTGAGATAGGGGATTTGTGTATTCCCTCTGAATGGTTATCATTCACctcaatattattttcatttgaacaTGTAGATGGAGATTTTGTAGGGAATGTGAATTCTTGTGATTAGGCTGGTATTCCCAGGAAATGCTCTACAGAGAGATATATGTTTTCCTTAGGTTTCTTGTAGAAATTAACTATGATAGCTTGTGTAGCCTTTGCTTAATTGTGGGGGAAAAAGTACCAGAAGTGAAAGAATGAATTTATTAGCTATCAAATCATTGCTGACCATACAACAGTGTTTGTATTGTCAGGCTGTTGGAGATTAGTCTACAATGCATGGAGTGacattcttatcttttttttttaagatttacttatttattttatgtatgtgagtacacagtagctgtacagatggttgtgaacctttatgtggttgttggaaattgaatttttaagacctctgctcactctggccaactctgcttgctcagtccctgcttgctccagcccaaagatttatttattattatacataattacacagtagctgacttcagatgcactaaaagagggtgtcagatctcattacaggtggttgtgagccactatgtggttgctgggatttgaactcaggaccatcagaaaagcagtcagtgctcttacccactgagccatctcaccagcccatggagTGACTTTTTTTATCTGATCTTACTTTCTTATATTCAACTTACTCATTCTCCCCATTTTCAGGGGGTTGGTGTGAGAGCACTGTGAAGATCTTAGAGTAGCATGTGTGAGACACAATGTTACAGACTAGCAATGGAAGCTTGGGTTCACACTGTGCCTACCAGTAAGTAACTGACTTTGGGATCCTACTTACTGACGATGTCACTTACATCATTATAAAGCTATATGTAACCCTGTGACTTACGTCCTTGGAAATAGCTATGCTTTTCATTCTCTTGGTCAGATGATCATCTTTATGAGGTCcaggacatttttctttttcaattgaaCTACATGGCAAACCGTCATTAGATAGTCACTGAATAAATGAATCCATAGACTTGATgataacaaacaaataatccaTCCTTGAATGAAAATTTAATATGTAATAACATTTTACTTAGATATAAACTCTTTTACTTCGGGTAACCAAAATAATGCCTCTGATGTTTAAAAATGAAGGAGAATTACTTAAACTAATATTAACTAAAAGAACTTGTGTCTGGGTGGATCATAGACCCAAGGGGAGAACCTGATACCACTATCCTGCTGAATGGATACAATAATAACCTGCATCCTAAGTCCTTATCTTTATACCAGTACATTAGTACATTTCCCTACCCTCATCAGAAAAGCATCTTTTTGTATTCTATGGTGAATACTCTAGACATCCACCACTGGTCAATGTGTAAGTAGAAGTGACTATCAGCtttaaatgggacatctgtatcacatTCTATTTATTCAAGGCTTAGGGATCTTTGAGAAACATTGTAAAACTCAGAGGTAGTAGATGTCTGTAGCAAAACAGTGTTTGCTGGAGAGGCATACAGTTAAGCAGACGAACTCACAGCAGATAGGACTGCACACACAAGACTTGTACAAGATAGAGGCagccaaaattccagcatggatggTGGAGGGACTGAGAAAGTCTCACCCCCATCAGAGAAACTGTTGGCAACTGATGTCTATTAGTGAAgggaaagtcaattttctttaaagatgtggGCCTTGATAGGCTACATATACATCAGTAGGTGGTCAGGGNNNNNNNNNNtgtataataataaataaatctttgggctggagcaagcagggactgaggtagacatgcatgtgtatacaggcaacactaaatggactcattGAGTACTTAAAAACAAACCCCATAAAAATTGGAGCTAAAATTAGTGGGGAGGATAAGGAAAGAATTGGAATGGAGAGAATGGGGATAgattttatactttattataaaTGCATACCGTTCTTCGTTCCTTTGAGGTGATAGCTATATTTTACATCAAAACAGTTGGCCAGAATTtgtcattagattttttttaggAAAATTTGACAAGGAGttttatacaaacatacatgtgcatgtatgtatgtatgcatgtacatgtatatgcgtgcacatacatagaatattaaagaactacagggaacTGAGTAAAGCTGGGAATGGGAAAGGTTGCCCTCTCCAGGAAAGAGCATCTTTgaagacacacatacaagtaacattacatgGGCACAAGAGTTTGGATTTGGGGATatacacaaatgaacaaataaatatatgtattcaaTAACAATTGATAACagaagaggccataaatttgaaggagaacAAAGACGGGGATATGGGATGGTTTGGAGGCAAGAAACAAATTGTAAAATACAagctcaaaaataaaaccaaccagaCAAAAAGATGAATTTAGATGCTGTAAGTGAAGAGGCATTTATAGTAAGTATGCATATTCCAGGGGGAGATGTTTATCCTTATGTGTCTTTTCATATCTATTATTGCTTATTTGATTTAAACAGTTCTCATGTAGCTCTTACTTTGtgtcaggcttttttttttaatttttaaaaattttttattttattttttttactagatattttcttcatttatatttcaaatgatatctccttacccggtttcccctctgaaaataaaaaagccctattccctccccctgctcaccaacccaccctctcccgcttcctggccctggcattcccctacactggagcatagagccttcacaggcccaagggcctctcttccatTGATacccaactaggccatcctctgctacatatgcagctggagccatgggtcccaccatgtgtactctttggctggtggtttaatttttgggagctctggaggtactggttagttcatatggttgttcctcctaaggggctgtaaaccccttcagctccttgggtcctttctttagtttcttcattggggaccctgtactcagtccaatggatggctgtgagcctctacttctatattagtctaacactgtcagagcctctcaggaaacagctatatcaggctcctgtcagccagtacttgttggcatctacaatagtgtctgggtttggtgataaTATATGGGAAGAATTtgcaggtggggcagtctctgcattgtccttccttcaatttctactccacactttgtctctgcaactcctttcatgggtattttgttcccccttcggAGAAGGAtcgaaaatttcccctgtgcccatgtgctcaaggctcttccccactttctcttctcttccacactttggccttccttcttcttgtggtttgtggattatatcatgggaattccaagcttctgggctaatatccacttatcagtaagtgcataccatgtgtgttattttgtgattgggttacatcactcaggatgatgttctccatatccatccatttccctaagaatttc from Mastomys coucha isolate ucsf_1 unplaced genomic scaffold, UCSF_Mcou_1 pScaffold22, whole genome shotgun sequence includes:
- the LOC116104583 gene encoding platelet glycoprotein Ib alpha chain-like — protein: MEFKSFFFLLLLQPGESHRIPPKPYSSKNLQRPYYYYHQDPRVYPIYGRVPHSSYILHRHPVQTPQISPSQQHTRYNICPPGTSIRMNPRRRPMFICYPNKQLIPDKTKPNQTTPAPTTNATTPAPTTNATTPAPTTNATTPAPTTNATTPAPTTNATTPAPTTNATTPAPTTNATTPAPTTNATTPAPTTNATTPVPTTNATNSANSTSTTTPSTTIQTTTPTFWQQLLQLFQSFIG